In one Conger conger chromosome 5, fConCon1.1, whole genome shotgun sequence genomic region, the following are encoded:
- the LOC133129839 gene encoding neurturin-like produces MGPLRGDKGRRVKRERGDRRRCGLREVQVSVTQLGLGYESEETLVFRYCSGRCLRHRRTYDLALDSIQSAGLLKEPAPHVPCCRPLHYEEDFSFLGNNNQYYTIPELSAQDCGCV; encoded by the coding sequence ATGGGGCCCCTGCGTGGGGATAAGGGCCGCAGGGTGAAGCGGGAGCGTGGGGACAGGAGGAGGTGTGGTCTACGggaggtgcaggtgagtgtgACACAGCTGGGGCTGGGGTACGAGAGCGAGGAGACGCTGGTGTTCAGGTACTGCAGCGGCCGCTGCCTCCGACACAGACGCACCTACGACCTGGCGCTCGACAGCATCCAATCAGCCGGCCTGCTGAAGGAGCCCGCCCCCCACGTGCCCTGCTGCCGCCCGCTGCACTACGAGGAAGACTTCTCCTTCCTGGGGAACAACAACCAGTACTACACCATCCCCGAACTGTCTGCCCAGGACTGCGGCTGCGTGTAG